The segment gttggagagttttagaatgatgaacattagatttttgttgcagccatttgagaggaggagagagaatgtgtaaatttttatttttatagggagacaaaaaatccaattagattaaatatttttgactcagacgacttcctggacgacttacatttcagtcgtctggtgaagaaattaaaacagacgacttacatgtaagtcgtccagaagagtttaatatttttagcgggaaattaaatatttttggcgggaaactaaaatagaagacttcccagacgacttacaagtcgtctggacgactaaaatatacgtcgtccgggtaaattattcaacagacgactgaaatataagtctttcacaccctaaacataacccctaaacttaattatctaattaaacacttcataaaaccaaatcaaacttgaaaagtgtttactatacacaaaaataaacacatataggtgaaaactaatttttgaaaaaaatattttagttttccaaaatctaaccctaacaatacatacaatactacaacatatgtttgccaaactcctaaaccaaagtatttcatgattcactactttcactcatctatcttcaaaacaaatcaattttatcatatcttaatttatattagttaaaactgtttataattacttgatttttattttttacgcatcaaaatatttttttacaagatttataaattatttttaaaataaactggtaccagacgacttacacttcagtcgtccagacgacttccaacatctcagacgactcagacgatttactggggctatattcgtaaaaatggcttctgtttttttgtttggtcacaaggggctgagctgtaatttcactaggcttttaggttagttttgcatttgattcaagtttgggtataggtttgtgattaaaatcaagttgtgggttagttttggcaaaaaccccaacTATATTTTGTATGATatggttagatttttttttaatcaaaaccaGTTAATAGACATATGGAACATAATATATGTAGTAATTATccctattattaaaagagaagtacaaatATAAATTACTCCTTAGTTTTCAAAGTTATTTACATTTGAATGCCACTGAAGTATTAAATTTACATaccttttagtatttttatcttttatagtttaattaatgcattttcctaaaataaagtataataaattatgtttatttatttaaaaatattttctataatctgggtaaacaataaattatacttaatcaatgtcaaaaatgtaacaagattttattattacgggatggttattttttattttggtatattaactacgtctaaaaaacataaaagtgctagaaaaatacataatataaaccacaaaattttaaatgatatattgaattatttaatcgtataaatcaaatataaaaatagataaccattttattttacattaaaattttgatccataaaaaatacatttgcacGAACACacgagttatattttaaaaatagggTTGTAACAGTTGActgatcaaaaaataaaataaaattattcattataaattctaaaataatcgtgtttagaaatatattaaataattatttaatatatagatatagatattttaaaaacatatattaccatttatataagataaatatttttttttgcaaaccgAAAATGAATATCTGCGCGGATGCGCGGATCAAACTCTAGTACtgatttaatatacaaaaatttaaaGAGTAGATACATGTCATAgatcaaatatatttattatacaacCCAAATAACTCTAAATATGTGGATGAAGTTGTAATCTTTTCAAGCTTATCTTCGAGAACAATGTGAGTTGATCAATTTTAGATTATTTTGCTGTGAATTGGGTCTATTCATCTTAATGCATCGGGATAAAAAGCAAGCCAACTCAAACCACATGAATCTTCACGGTAgtctttttatttgtataatatTTCCCTTATAGTTTACATATGTGCATTATAATCTCTAACTATGTAATAACTTGAGCCATGTGCGGAACacaatattttatgaatattttaaataaaatttttaaggatgaaaacaaaatttaagtaataataaaacatatgcaaaatatgttttaataaattGATCAAATGgaaattgtaaaatatttagttttttatcaattcaagtataatacatatttcttaaattttgaaattaaattacttttatattttaatatggtatatagtttaatttaaacaattttagaatagatatatatattaaatatatatatatatatatatatcaaatgaaattttataataataggATTTtatttgtatcttattataacaaaaatttaaaccattgaccaaaaacaatttcaatgtaaaactataattttttaatttatattcatttttaaaattttaagaatacattatatacaaaattctaattttagttatttaatagtttaatttattatcataatataaattaaaaaaaaaagaagaggataCACAAattgttattaaatatttattattaaaaatcattaatagtcatatatactttagtcatattagtaaattttataGTTGCTTTTGTTAACGAAAGAAAGAATAATATTTTCTAGattactaattaattttatgattagattaataaaaaatataatatatatttagatggaccaacctaatttttttaaaaaaatttaaaaatcattatagTAATGACACATGACAACACgcaaatgttgtaatgcttctcttttaatatataagagataacTCAGATTCAAATATactctattttatatttgaaatattaattCACAAAAGAAAATTTTCTATAAGtgcttttaaaaaaacaaactgTAGGTCCGTTTGAAGTAAATATTCTCACACTTAAAACTTGggttttaaaatcataacttcttatttttttgaaaaatgctTATATATCATTATCAAATTCAGTTTCAGAAAAAATTGTGAATAACAAGGTTTTAAgtaatatatgatatttacattttatttatatataatttgaaaaaaaaatcttgaaagGATAATGAGTCATGTATTGCTATTAAAATCCTTTTAACCAAATCATCTAAATTTAAGTCATGTACAATTAATAAGACATATGTATAATTTAGCATGTTTATAGTTTACTGATAAATAAAATGACTTATTAATTGcgcaaattattatatataaataatataattaatataatattttgtaaaagaGAAATAATATTCTCGCtccattttttaatataagttgtTTTACATTTATgcacataaattaagaaaatcattaatttcttatattttctaaacaaaaacatcattaattatttatctaaccacaattcaaccaatagaaaaatataagatatattattattggtCAGACAATATTaagtattaataaattttacatagaaaaccggaAACGACATATCAgttggaacaaaaaagtttctataaaacgacttatattaaaaacggagggagtaataaaAGTTATAATAGTTTGCATGAATGAATTGCATAGAATTATTGCACacctttattaatttatatttatctttttgaaCATTGTTGCACACCTTTATTGACCATTATATCTCCAAGaaatcaatcaaatttttaCCCAAATCTCAATGATCCTTTTCTctgaagaaacaaaataatacgGACAGGAGAATCAGAACAGTATCATCGGTATGCAACTCTGTGTGACTAGTGACTACGATGTCTGACAGATGCTCGACCCATCCAATTTTATAAACATTGCACTACACTCCAATGACTCAGTGGACTctgtaaagaaaagaaaataaaataaacgtgTAATTTCAAGAGTCTAATTTCAACCATTCCtcttgaaatataatttttttatttccttttacGTCAACTAAGTCTTAATCATATGCTGTACGTCTCtttagctctctctctctctctctctctctctctctctctctctcttttagtTATACTATATAAGAGCATCTCTACATACTATAATCTGTGCGAGAGTGAGTAAAAGTAATACGGTTCTTGTTTTAGAAATCCGATATATAATGATAACAGATTCACGTGTTCCTCGTCAAAAAAGTGTCTCAGTGAGTACAATTTTCAGGTGTCTTTTGGTTTTGATCAGACGATCTATTAAATTCTCCTAGTCAACCTCTTCAATCTCCTTTCTTCTTAATTTTACTAAAGAAAACATTGTATTAAAGAGTACTTCTTCCTTTGATAGGATCTCTAGCTGGGGTTTCACTTAGTTTTCatactaataataaataaataaaatcaagaATCAGAGATGGTGAGAACACCAtgttgcaaagaagaaggaataaAGAAAGGAGCCTGGACTCCTGAAGAAGATCGAAAGCTTATTGCTTATATTCAACGACATGGTGAAGGTGGATGGCGGACTCTCCCGGAAAAAGCTGGTAATTAGtagaaaaattatatataattaattatcatatgtttGTCTCTTAATTACATATGTACATATATGTTACAATGTGGGTACAAAATGTATACAGGATTGAAGAGATGCGGAAAGAGTTGTAGACTTAGATGGGCTAATTATCTAAGACCCGATATCAAAAGAGGAGAGTTTACTCTTGAAGAAGACGACACTATTATCAAACTTCATGCTCTTAAGGGTAACAagtaagaatattttttttgtttattactttATATGTACTAGTTAATTAATTAGTAATTTAgaactatatattatactaatatataagtatttaatCCATTTATGGAGTATAATATTTCTTATGGTGTTGAATATAATTGAAGGTGGGCCGCAATCGCAACTTATTTGGCTGGACGAACTGATAACGAGATTAAAAATTATTGGAACACAAATCTTAAAAAGCGTTTAAAGCAAAAAGGTATCGATCCAACCACTCACAAACCGATCAAGTCAACCGATCAAACCGGTATCGAACCAAAAAACCTTAAACTCAGTTCTTCCGGTTCAGCACGGGTTCTTAACCGCGTCGCAAGCAAATATGCGGTCGACTTAAACCGGGATCTTGTAACCGGAATCATCATAGGAAACTCCACAATCGTCGCCGACGTTTCACAAAACTCCGTCGACGTTGAGAATTCGACCACGACATTGCTCAACAaaacggcaggtctgatgaccAATACGTCGACTTCTTCCGGTTTCTCCGACAACTGTTCTTTGTCTGATGATATCACCGAGTTCTTTAGCAACGAAGAGATCTCTGATATGTATACGAATGTGGATCATGTTGGTCTTATGGAGGAGTTAAAGGGTATGTTAAGCTACGAAAATGCCGTCCCCGGAGAGATTAAGGGTTCGCCGGAGGCTAATATAGCTGATGAAATGGAGTTTCTTGATTCTTGGAATGACGATCTGGACTTGGAGAAATTTGTGAGTTCGTTGGATTCCAGCATTGGTGTCTTTGTTTGATGAGTCAAGAGCAAAATCAATTACACGTTGgttttctctttgatcagtgtGAACTGTGATGGACTGTTGTATCGCCAAGTGGCGCTGTAGTAACAagttaataatgaaataattatttctCGTAATTAATCTAAACTCGTTTACAATTCTTATTATCtttgagaaaataaaaataaaattttgaaataatgtACATGACTTTTTATTGTTTATGACATGAGCTTAGACACGAAAAATTATCAGATCCCTTGGGGCATTTTTAACCCATAATACTATTTTGGTGTAAAAACTacactattttaaaataattttagcaCCAAAATATTTTTCCTTCTCCAACCATCGCACCAAAATTTACACCAAactgtatttttatttaatattaaaattaatattacttagtatatataataataaacaaaacttgttatgaaaatttattgaacaaaaatatatcatacataattattttttttaaataaatatttacaattttaacctataataatatgaaaataataaattaaaataaattatttcagtatatgtaattattgattttatatattgattttattattttataatatttattttgttactaataattattaaactaatattttattaataaaagtaaATGAATAGTGTTTAAGATTATAAATATTAGTGCATGAACAATGTTTGGTGTTGTGAACAGTAACACACCAAATATAGTGTGATAGTGTAGCTTTACACTAAAATGATATGACTTTTGTAGTTGAGTTGGAGATGTTTCTTCACTAAAACAGTATTATACAGTTGAGTTGCAAATGATCTTACAAAATGTTTCTCtgtttatcttaaatttttaaaagtacttttacaaatttcatctaatgttatttataattaacttaatagaaaatatattttggtcgCATAGGGTTGACAATGCCCGCACGAGGATGGGATATTCGAACCCTGGAACATTTAATAAGAAATTTGTTTGTTTCAGATAAGCCAATATATTTAGTTGATATGAAATTAAGTATCTTTCAATAAATCATTATTAGAAAAACAACTTTCTCAAACTAACTAATTAACTAACTAATTAAGTACCCATATAATATACTGTAAATTAAAAGGTGCCTTACGAAttcaataataattttaaatacttgTTATAAATAAGTTCCAGCTGGttagcttaatttttttttttgataaattctaTTGTTAATTCGATTGGTCTCAAGAGGAATGCGCTCAATGCTACAGAGTGGACTCACTATCATATTGTCTGATTCGAGTTTGGAATACATTCCAACTAATGTTAGAAGGTGAACCGATCATCTATTACGATCTACTATTAAACCACTTGAACCGAAACTCAAACTGACCAAATAATGATAATTTAGTTATCAGAGAGAATCGAACCTAGAACTTATGTAGATACACATCAGATCTTGAAAAAATTGTAATTAGAGTACCACcacttggtttggtttggtttggtttggtttggtcaGATTAAAGTTACACGTAACTTTTCTCAAACAGTACCATATCTTATAGAATCTACGTGTAGGCCAATTTTTTATATGAACAGCTTAagttataatattatatattaatctaAATGATTCTCGAATGCTGTGTTATGCAGATGCTCGTATGAATGAGTGTATAGTGCCGTAGTAAATTATGTATATGTAAAATAATCTACAAAGATCACACATTCACGTGAATCTGCACCAAAAAGCAGTGGGAGTAGACGACCACGTTGTCTTTGTCATGTACGAATATTATATATACGGAAAAGGGGATTCACGTTTCCAGGAATATAGCAGTGTAgcaaaagaataataataaaattgcaGCATTTCGTTATTGATCTGAATAAGACAGATAACATTACAGAACATTTGTGTGTTTCAATGTATTTATACTACCaataattaattaactttaAGAACTTAATGCTACTAGTGTGCCATGACAGATATCTCGATCTTGGAATTATGTATATCAATCAGTGATCTATGAATAATAATTTGAAGTGTTACATTTTTCACAGACGTGAATTCACATTTTACGATTCATCAACAGAATTAGAAGATAATAAAGGATCTAAGGACTCAGAGACTCCAGTTCTAAGAGAGGGTTAGGTTTTGAAGATGAGGCACGTCCAGACTACGTATGGAGACTAAAAAAAGCTATCTATGGTTTAAAACAAGCCCCTCGCGCCTGGTTTGATAAATTCAGTAACTTTCTTCTTAACTTTGGGTTCCAGTGTAGCTTCTCAGATCCTTCTTTCTTTGTGTATCATCATGGGACATATGTCATATATCTTCTCTTGTATGTCGACGATATGTTGTTAACAGGAAACAATGATACATTGATCAGTAAGCTACTACTGAGCCTCAATACAGTGTTTCACATGAAGGATATGGGTGATGTCCACTACTTTCTTGGCATTCAAGTTCACCACACTAATGAAGGGTTGTTCTTAAACCAATCAAAGTATGCTAAGGATCTGTTATTGGCTGCGGGAATGCAGGATTGTGCCCCTATACCTACTCCGCCACCTATTAAACTACATCCGCTGCAAGGAGAAGATGAGTTGTTTCCCGAGCCTAGCTACTTCCGCAGTCTGGCCGGTAAGCTTCAATATCTCACTTTGACTCGTCCAGATTTACAGTTTTCAGTGAACTATATATGCCCGAAGATGCACATGCCGAGTGTCTCAGACTTTCAGCTCCTGAAACGAATTTTGCGATATGTTAAAGGCACAGTTGAGACGGGCATTAACATCAACAAGGCTGCACATTCAACTCTGGTCTGCTATAGTGACAGTGATTGGGCTGGATGTCAAAGCACTCGAAGATCTACTGGTGGTTTCTGCACATTCCTTGGTTCAAATATCATATCTTGGTCGGCCAAAAGACATGAAACTCTCTCAAAGTCCTCCACTTAAGCAGAGTATAGGACCATGTCTTTGGCGGCTTCTGAGGTAGCTTGGCTACAGAATTTGTTAGGCGTTTTGGGACTACAACAGACAGTAACACCACTGATGCTCTGTGACAACTTATCTGCAGTCTGTCTCAGTGCAAATCCAAGATTTCATAAGCGTACGAAACACTTTGAGGTGGACTATCATTATGTTCGGGAAAGAGTGGCTTTGAAGAAGTTGGAAGTTAAGCACATCTCTGCATCACTTCAGTTAGCAGATATCTTCACGAAGTCACTTCCTCAAGAACCGTTCTTCAAGCTCAGGTCCAAACTTGGTGTGTCAGTTCCTCTCACACTAAGTTTGAGGGGGTGTAAAGGACCTAAGGACTCAGAGACTCCAGTTCTAAGAGAGTCTTCAGTTCATCTTAATGGGCCATCGGATCAGAAGGAGAATAAGCCCATTTCAGATGACTGTATAACGGTAATGAAGACCAAATATCAGAGTCTTCAAGCACGCTCAAAGTGTGGTCAGAGTACGGCAATACCAGCTCATGGTTTCAAGACATCGAACAGATTTGATGCTCTCAACCCTTGTGCAAATGTGTGCTGACGTTTGCAAGAAGATAAGATCAAGTTTTGTGTATATAACGACAATAACGTTGTAACATTTTTCTTAAGTTGAATAAACACTAAAAGTTAAaaggttttcttcttcttcaatccttTCTCCTTCTGATCTTTAGAtaatacattaaatatatgaGAAAACTTAAGTGATATATAAAGATCTGAACCAATCTATTTACCATCAATTGTTTTAAGTTATAAACTCATTTTACTTAACATGATATCGGAACCATAATCGATATTCTGATCCATTAATATGGCCTGAAAAGTAGTATAATCATTCACTAACTGATAATCCAAAGAAAACTTAATCCtgtaaatagttaaaaaatatattatttcagATGGAATATGATGGATTATGTCGAGATTAATGGTTATATGTACTATTTTCTcgaataaaatattgaaaaaatatCCACTTTCGAATTCATATAAAAATACTTAAGTGATGTATAATTAATCGAATCTATTTAACACCAATTAATTTTAGGTTAGAATCACCTAATTTAACAAAACAACTAACTGCACAATACCTAATTTAACAAAATCAACCAACCAACAAACAAAACGAACAATAGATAGCAATATTTGATCACTGCTGCaaataggggtgggcgttcgggtacccgttcgggttcggatcggatatttcggattttcggatatttcggtatagaggtctagaacccgttcggatatttctgtacttcgggtcgggttcgggtatttttagttcggattcggttatttcggatcgggttcggatatttagattttgaaaaaaaaattaaaattttcatttcttaagtttgttgtatttaaaaatataactttcagttaactatttttttatttttaatagattgaatggttaatagatttggacacaacattttaaaactaaaaagacattaatttagttacttttttttaattttggatgtaactttttgttaatttttgaaataaaaaacttgacatgcattttaagtgagtagcaaatcatttttccgtaattgtatgtatatcatatgaacttaaagtatgtgtagtatcaatataaatattttatataaaattagagatataaactagaaatataaggttaattatacatatattcggttatcttcggatatccattcgggttcgggtattatccgttcgggttcgggtatccaatctctccttattcaatacccgttcgggtattttgcaacttcggttcggatttcggttcggatttttcggatcgggttcgggtgccacttcggatatcgggtaaagtgcccacccctagctGCAAATCGCATTTGCAAACCGCAATTGCCAACAACAAATAACAACAAATAAACGAATAGAAGTATAGAACCATAGTTGTTAAACTCCCAGCCCATAATATATCAAGTTTGGAAGAAAACATAACTTTTTATTGAAAAATTGATTAGTCTTAGAGAAACTAGGGTGATAACCTCTTTTTAAAAACATGGGTAAAATTTTCCTAAAAACTCATATTTTCATGATTAGGTTATATTATTCTCAAATCTAgaactattttattttagatgagttgttttttttctttattcttaTAATAATCTATTccgtttttcatatttttctttttatgcaTGAATTTTTGTCGTATTCTTTTCTCACTACCATTGTCATGATTTATCCAGGGCCGTGT is part of the Brassica rapa cultivar Chiifu-401-42 chromosome A09, CAAS_Brap_v3.01, whole genome shotgun sequence genome and harbors:
- the LOC108869621 gene encoding uncharacterized mitochondrial protein AtMg00810-like translates to MGDVHYFLGIQVHHTNEGLFLNQSKYAKDLLLAAGMQDCAPIPTPPPIKLHPLQGEDELFPEPSYFRSLAGKLQYLTLTRPDLQFSVNYICPKMHMPSVSDFQLLKRILRYVKGTVETGININKAAHSTLVCYSDSDWAGCQSTRRSTGGFCTFLGSNIISWSAKRHETLSKSST
- the LOC103837354 gene encoding transcription factor MYB34: MVRTPCCKEEGIKKGAWTPEEDRKLIAYIQRHGEGGWRTLPEKAGLKRCGKSCRLRWANYLRPDIKRGEFTLEEDDTIIKLHALKGNKWAAIATYLAGRTDNEIKNYWNTNLKKRLKQKGIDPTTHKPIKSTDQTGIEPKNLKLSSSGSARVLNRVASKYAVDLNRDLVTGIIIGNSTIVADVSQNSVDVENSTTTLLNKTAGLMTNTSTSSGFSDNCSLSDDITEFFSNEEISDMYTNVDHVGLMEELKGMLSYENAVPGEIKGSPEANIADEMEFLDSWNDDLDLEKFVSSLDSSIGVFV